From a region of the Chitinophaga caseinilytica genome:
- the thrA gene encoding bifunctional aspartate kinase/homoserine dehydrogenase I: MQVLKFGGTSVGSAQAISQVCDILARYKRKSVMAVVVSAMSGTTDKLIRCGHLAAVGNEQYRDVLREIEQLHLDTVRNLFPITAQSGHLSQVKKQLNQLEALLDGIFQVGEMSDRCRDKVMSYGELLSSWMLAEKLRLEGLNAAWKDSRDLILTDNHFGSALVNFDATDHNITTFFHQQQAEIVIFPGFIASNADKDTTTLGRGGSDYTAAIIAAAMDASVLEIWTDVSGMMTADPRIVPQAIAIPRISYEEAMELSHFGAKVIYPPTIQPVMNRRIPILIKNTFEPGAGGTLIQDNGEKPYPVTGISGIKGIALLTLEGSGMVGIPGFSRRLFDALLQERVNVILITQSSSEHSITVGINESDMLKAKAAVDGEFAQEIHDKRINPLTVEKDLCIVAVVGDNMKNHHGMSGRLFGALGRNAINVRAIAQGSTEKNISAVIGKNDLRKALNVIHEVFFESDTRQLNIFVAGTGNVGGKLLEQLQQQESYLRSELGVQVRIIALANSRNMHFSESGIPLGNWKDELKNGEPMDLAAFAARIPQMNLRNSVFVDNTASEAVAGLYANFLQHGISVVTCNKIACSSEYASYKQLKDLARKYNASFLFETNVGAGLPVINTLNDLVRSGDKVQTIEAVLSGSLNFVFNNFVNGASFRQVVKAAQDEGYTEPDPRIDLSGKDVMRKILILARESGAVLEMDDIDNHSFLPDACLNAADVPAFFEQLDTCAPHFGQLLKNAADKGERLKFVARYHMGKASVGLQSVGPQHPFYQLEGKDNIVLFTTQRYAAQPLIVKGAGAGADVTASGIFADIIRTVR; the protein is encoded by the coding sequence ATGCAGGTCCTAAAATTCGGCGGCACCTCCGTAGGCAGCGCCCAAGCTATCAGCCAGGTATGCGATATACTAGCCCGTTATAAACGTAAAAGCGTCATGGCCGTAGTCGTATCCGCCATGAGCGGCACCACCGACAAACTCATCCGCTGCGGACATCTCGCCGCGGTCGGCAACGAACAATACCGCGACGTGCTCCGCGAAATCGAACAGCTCCACCTCGACACCGTCCGCAACCTCTTCCCCATCACCGCGCAAAGCGGCCACCTCAGCCAGGTAAAGAAACAGCTCAATCAGCTGGAAGCCTTGCTGGACGGAATTTTCCAGGTCGGGGAAATGTCGGACCGGTGCCGGGACAAAGTCATGAGCTACGGCGAGCTCCTCTCCTCCTGGATGCTGGCCGAAAAACTGCGGCTCGAAGGCCTGAACGCAGCCTGGAAAGACAGCCGCGATCTCATCCTCACCGACAATCATTTCGGCAGCGCGCTCGTCAATTTCGACGCCACCGATCATAATATCACTACTTTCTTCCACCAGCAGCAGGCAGAAATCGTCATCTTCCCCGGTTTCATCGCCTCTAACGCCGATAAAGACACCACCACGCTCGGGCGCGGCGGCTCCGACTACACCGCCGCCATCATCGCAGCGGCCATGGACGCCAGCGTGCTCGAAATCTGGACAGACGTCAGCGGTATGATGACCGCCGACCCGCGCATCGTTCCGCAGGCCATCGCCATCCCACGGATATCTTATGAAGAAGCGATGGAACTGTCGCACTTCGGCGCCAAAGTCATCTATCCGCCCACCATCCAGCCGGTGATGAACCGCAGGATCCCCATCCTCATCAAGAATACTTTCGAGCCCGGGGCCGGCGGCACCCTCATCCAGGACAACGGCGAAAAACCTTACCCGGTAACCGGCATTTCCGGCATCAAGGGCATCGCGCTGCTCACGCTCGAAGGCAGCGGCATGGTGGGCATTCCCGGATTTTCGCGCCGCCTGTTCGACGCGCTGCTCCAGGAACGCGTGAACGTCATCCTCATCACCCAAAGCTCCAGCGAACACTCCATCACCGTGGGCATCAATGAAAGCGACATGCTCAAGGCAAAAGCGGCCGTAGACGGCGAGTTCGCGCAGGAAATCCATGACAAGCGCATCAATCCGCTGACGGTGGAGAAAGACCTTTGCATCGTGGCCGTTGTGGGCGACAATATGAAGAACCACCACGGTATGAGCGGCCGGCTCTTCGGCGCCCTGGGGCGCAATGCCATCAACGTGCGGGCCATCGCGCAGGGATCGACCGAAAAAAATATCTCCGCCGTGATCGGGAAAAACGACCTCCGCAAAGCACTCAACGTTATCCATGAAGTGTTCTTCGAATCGGACACCCGCCAACTGAACATCTTCGTAGCCGGCACCGGCAACGTTGGCGGAAAGCTGCTCGAGCAGCTCCAGCAGCAGGAATCCTACCTCCGCAGCGAGCTCGGTGTGCAGGTGCGCATCATCGCCCTGGCCAACAGCCGCAACATGCATTTCTCCGAAAGCGGCATTCCGCTGGGGAACTGGAAAGACGAACTGAAAAACGGCGAGCCCATGGACCTCGCCGCCTTCGCCGCCCGCATCCCGCAGATGAACCTCCGCAACAGCGTGTTCGTCGACAATACCGCCAGCGAAGCCGTTGCAGGGCTTTACGCTAACTTCCTGCAGCACGGCATTTCGGTGGTAACCTGTAACAAGATCGCGTGCTCGTCGGAATATGCTTCGTATAAACAATTGAAAGACCTGGCCCGCAAGTACAACGCTTCCTTCCTCTTCGAAACCAACGTGGGCGCGGGGCTCCCGGTCATCAATACCCTCAACGACCTCGTGCGCAGCGGCGACAAAGTGCAAACCATCGAAGCCGTGCTGAGTGGCAGCCTGAACTTCGTGTTCAACAATTTCGTGAACGGCGCCAGCTTCCGGCAAGTGGTGAAAGCCGCGCAGGACGAAGGTTACACCGAGCCCGATCCCCGTATCGACCTCAGCGGGAAAGACGTGATGCGCAAAATCCTCATCCTGGCCCGCGAAAGCGGCGCGGTATTGGAAATGGACGATATCGACAACCATTCCTTCCTGCCGGATGCCTGCCTCAACGCAGCCGATGTTCCGGCCTTCTTCGAGCAGCTCGATACCTGCGCGCCGCACTTCGGACAACTGCTGAAAAACGCGGCAGACAAGGGCGAGCGGCTGAAGTTCGTGGCGCGCTACCATATGGGGAAGGCTTCCGTGGGATTGCAGTCCGTAGGCCCGCAGCACCCGTTTTATCAGCTGGAAGGAAAAGACAACATCGTGCTGTTCACCACCCAGCGTTATGCCGCGCAACCGCTGATCGTGAAAGGCGCGGGCGCCGGGGCCGATGTAACGGCTTCGGGCATATTTGCAGACATTATCAGAACCGTTCGTTAA
- a CDS encoding homogentisate 1,2-dioxygenase, giving the protein MPHYHTLGQIPHKRHTQFRKPDGSLYSEQLFSTEGFSSHYSLLYHCHPPTEIVKVDDPYAAAPRVAEEKMLKHRSFQGFQVQPESDYLASRKPVLVNADCHLSLAAPRSSMKDYFYKNADADELLFIHEGSGILHTQYGRIDFGYGDYLVIPRGTIYQLEFSNSDNRLFIVESFSPIRFPKRYLSPFGQLLENAPFCERDIRQPKDLETIDQAGDFIINIKKKGVMYPIHYGHHPFDVVGWDGCEYPFALSIHDFEPITGRVHQPPPVHQTFEGHNFVVCSFVPRMYDYHPLAVPAPYNHSNIDSDEVLYYVDGDFMSRKHVTRGMITLHPGGIPHGPHPGAVEKSIGAKETKELAVMVDTFHPLQVTEDARNIEDERYTMSWAE; this is encoded by the coding sequence ATGCCACATTATCATACGCTCGGGCAAATTCCGCATAAGCGGCATACCCAGTTCCGAAAGCCGGACGGCTCCCTGTATTCGGAGCAGCTTTTTTCGACCGAAGGGTTCTCGTCCCACTATTCCCTGCTGTACCATTGCCATCCGCCAACAGAAATCGTGAAGGTAGACGATCCCTACGCCGCCGCGCCCCGCGTAGCCGAAGAGAAAATGCTCAAGCACCGCAGTTTTCAGGGCTTCCAGGTGCAGCCAGAAAGCGATTACCTAGCCTCCCGCAAACCAGTGCTGGTGAACGCCGATTGCCATCTTTCCCTCGCTGCCCCGCGCAGCAGCATGAAAGATTACTTCTATAAAAACGCGGATGCCGACGAATTGCTCTTCATTCACGAAGGCTCCGGCATCCTCCATACACAATACGGCCGCATCGATTTCGGATATGGCGATTACCTCGTTATTCCCCGCGGCACCATTTATCAGCTCGAATTCTCCAATAGCGACAACCGCCTGTTCATCGTAGAATCTTTCAGCCCGATCCGGTTCCCGAAAAGATACCTCAGCCCTTTCGGCCAACTCCTGGAAAACGCACCCTTCTGCGAGCGCGACATCCGCCAGCCGAAAGACCTCGAAACCATCGACCAGGCGGGCGATTTCATCATCAACATCAAGAAAAAAGGCGTGATGTACCCGATCCATTACGGGCATCACCCGTTCGATGTAGTGGGGTGGGACGGATGCGAATATCCCTTCGCATTGTCTATCCACGACTTCGAGCCCATCACCGGCCGCGTGCACCAGCCGCCGCCGGTCCACCAGACTTTCGAAGGCCACAATTTCGTGGTGTGCTCGTTCGTGCCGCGGATGTACGACTACCATCCGCTGGCCGTTCCCGCGCCCTATAATCACAGCAATATCGACAGCGATGAAGTGCTGTATTATGTGGATGGTGATTTCATGAGCCGCAAACACGTAACCCGCGGCATGATCACCCTGCACCCCGGCGGCATCCCGCACGGGCCGCATCCCGGCGCAGTGGAAAAAAGCATCGGCGCAAAAGAAACCAAAGAGCTCGCCGTGATGGTAGACACCTTCCATCCGCTGCAGGTAACCGAAGATGCGCGGAACATCGAAGACGAACGCTACACCATGAGCTGGGCCGAATAA
- a CDS encoding aldo/keto reductase, with amino-acid sequence MEYRQLGDSELKVSAITFGAWAIGGWMWGGAERKDATEAIRASIDRGVTSIDTAPIYGQGTSEEIVGEALVGIPRDKVQLLTKFGMTWEGTNGTFAFSSQDNSGKPIEIYKYAGKDSIIRECEASLRRMRTDYIDLYQIHWPDATTPIEETFEAVLRLKEQGKIREAGVCNYNAAQMKAADAVVKLASNQVPFSMVERNIEKELVPYCIENNKAILAYSPLQRGILTGKIKPDHQFEAGDHRPKTPFYQPDNIARINAFLSIIKPLAESKNATLAQLVIRWTIERPGITVALVGARNAGQAEQNAAAINVKLTSEEIDFINKHLYALQLV; translated from the coding sequence ATGGAATACAGACAATTAGGAGACAGTGAGCTGAAAGTATCCGCCATCACCTTCGGCGCATGGGCCATCGGCGGCTGGATGTGGGGCGGCGCAGAACGGAAAGACGCCACCGAAGCCATCCGCGCCTCCATCGACCGCGGCGTAACGTCTATCGACACCGCCCCGATCTACGGACAAGGCACCAGCGAAGAAATCGTGGGAGAAGCGCTCGTGGGCATCCCGCGCGATAAAGTGCAGCTCCTCACCAAATTCGGCATGACCTGGGAAGGCACCAACGGAACGTTCGCGTTCAGCAGCCAGGACAACAGCGGAAAACCCATCGAGATTTACAAATACGCCGGGAAAGACAGCATCATCCGCGAATGCGAAGCCAGTCTCCGCCGCATGCGCACCGATTATATCGACCTCTACCAGATCCACTGGCCAGACGCTACCACGCCCATCGAAGAAACTTTCGAAGCCGTGCTGCGCCTCAAGGAACAGGGCAAAATCCGCGAAGCGGGCGTGTGCAATTACAACGCAGCGCAAATGAAAGCAGCCGATGCCGTGGTGAAGCTCGCCTCCAACCAGGTGCCCTTCAGCATGGTGGAGCGCAACATCGAAAAGGAACTGGTGCCTTATTGCATCGAAAACAACAAGGCGATCCTGGCGTACAGTCCGCTGCAACGCGGCATCCTCACCGGCAAAATCAAGCCGGACCACCAGTTCGAAGCCGGTGACCATCGCCCGAAAACGCCCTTCTATCAACCGGATAACATCGCAAGGATCAACGCTTTCCTGTCCATCATCAAACCGCTGGCGGAAAGCAAGAACGCTACGCTGGCGCAGCTCGTCATCCGCTGGACCATCGAGCGGCCGGGCATCACCGTAGCCCTCGTGGGCGCGCGCAACGCCGGCCAGGCGGAGCAGAACGCCGCAGCCATCAACGTGAAACTGACGTCTGAGGAGATCGATTTCATCAATAAGCATCTGTACGCATTGCAACTCGTATAA
- the hppD gene encoding 4-hydroxyphenylpyruvate dioxygenase, which produces MNTATVKPATAQDTADFLPLNGTDYVEFYVGNAKQAAHFYKTAFGFQSLAYAGPETGVKDRVSYVLVQNKLRFVLTTPLKPGGPISEHIAQHGDGVKVLAIWVDDARKSFEETVKRGARPYMEPTVEKDEFGEVVRSGIHTYGDTVHIFVERKNYQGPFLPGYRPWQSRYQPTSTGLQYVDHCVGNVGWNEMDEWVNFYSETMGFHNLVSFDDKDISTEYSALMSKVMSNGNGRIKFPINEPAEGKKKSQIEEYLDFYGGPGVQHIAIATNDIVHTVGELQARGVEFLSVPSSYYVTLLERVGEIDEDLRPLEELGILVDRDEEGYLLQIFTKPLQDRPTVFFEIIQRKGAKSFGKGNFKALFESIEREQALRGNL; this is translated from the coding sequence ATGAACACAGCCACCGTAAAGCCAGCAACCGCGCAGGACACAGCAGACTTCCTGCCGCTCAACGGCACGGACTACGTGGAGTTTTACGTGGGAAATGCCAAACAGGCCGCGCATTTCTATAAAACAGCTTTCGGCTTCCAGTCGCTCGCTTACGCAGGTCCCGAAACCGGCGTGAAAGACCGCGTATCGTACGTGCTGGTGCAGAACAAACTGCGCTTTGTATTAACGACGCCGTTGAAGCCCGGAGGGCCCATCTCCGAACATATCGCACAGCATGGCGATGGCGTGAAAGTACTGGCCATCTGGGTCGACGATGCCCGCAAATCTTTCGAAGAAACCGTGAAACGCGGCGCCAGGCCGTATATGGAGCCGACCGTCGAAAAGGACGAATTCGGTGAAGTAGTGCGCAGCGGTATACATACCTATGGCGATACCGTTCACATTTTCGTGGAGCGGAAGAATTACCAGGGGCCCTTCCTGCCGGGGTACCGCCCGTGGCAAAGCCGTTACCAGCCTACCAGCACCGGCCTGCAGTATGTAGACCATTGTGTGGGTAATGTGGGTTGGAATGAGATGGACGAATGGGTGAATTTCTACAGCGAAACCATGGGCTTCCATAACCTCGTGTCTTTCGACGACAAGGATATCTCCACCGAATATTCCGCGCTCATGTCTAAAGTAATGAGCAACGGCAACGGGCGGATCAAATTCCCCATCAACGAACCGGCCGAAGGCAAAAAGAAATCCCAGATCGAGGAATACCTTGATTTCTATGGCGGCCCGGGCGTACAGCACATTGCCATCGCTACCAACGATATCGTTCATACCGTTGGCGAGCTGCAGGCGAGGGGCGTGGAGTTTCTGAGCGTTCCGTCGTCTTACTACGTCACCTTGCTGGAAAGGGTGGGCGAGATCGATGAAGACCTTCGTCCGCTGGAAGAACTGGGCATCTTGGTAGACCGCGATGAAGAAGGGTATCTCCTCCAGATCTTTACCAAACCGCTGCAAGACAGGCCTACCGTGTTTTTCGAGATCATCCAGCGCAAGGGCGCCAAATCTTTCGGGAAAGGCAACTTCAAGGCGCTGTTCGAGTCAATAGAGCGCGAACAGGCGCTGCGCGGCAACTTATAA
- a CDS encoding glycoside hydrolase family 16 protein, producing MQSIFLFAALAFGHPVPAADTSGYALVWSDEFETPGRPDPAKWDYESGFVRNREPQWYRPENATCRDGLLVIEARKERVPNPGFDSASGDWKRNRPFAEYTSSCLITKGKFEFTYGRVVMRAKIDVRKGSWPAFWMLGAKRGPVHWPACGEVDIMEFYRGNLLANAAWEGEQQTAWDETKWPVATWGGDKWGEQFHEWEMIWDENEMVISVDGKVLNTIDIKAAKNARKGNLPFREDFYLLLNVALGHGGEEIPDAHMPSRLLVDYVRVYQRSGK from the coding sequence ATGCAATCCATCTTCCTGTTCGCCGCCCTTGCCTTCGGGCATCCTGTTCCCGCCGCAGACACCAGCGGGTACGCGCTGGTCTGGTCAGACGAGTTCGAAACGCCCGGCCGCCCGGACCCCGCCAAATGGGATTACGAATCGGGCTTCGTCCGCAACCGGGAGCCGCAATGGTACCGTCCGGAAAACGCCACCTGCAGGGATGGGTTGCTGGTGATTGAAGCCAGGAAAGAGCGCGTTCCCAATCCCGGTTTCGACTCCGCCAGCGGCGACTGGAAGCGCAACCGTCCTTTTGCGGAATACACTTCGTCGTGCCTCATCACCAAAGGCAAATTCGAGTTCACCTACGGCCGGGTGGTTATGCGGGCCAAAATAGACGTCCGCAAAGGGAGCTGGCCCGCATTCTGGATGCTGGGCGCCAAACGCGGCCCCGTTCACTGGCCGGCCTGCGGGGAAGTAGACATCATGGAATTTTACCGCGGCAACCTCCTCGCCAACGCCGCCTGGGAAGGCGAACAGCAAACCGCCTGGGATGAAACCAAATGGCCCGTTGCTACCTGGGGTGGCGATAAATGGGGGGAACAGTTCCATGAATGGGAAATGATCTGGGACGAAAATGAAATGGTGATTTCGGTGGACGGGAAAGTCCTCAACACGATAGACATCAAAGCCGCAAAGAACGCCCGCAAAGGGAACCTCCCCTTCCGCGAAGATTTTTACCTGCTCCTCAATGTAGCCCTGGGCCACGGCGGCGAAGAAATCCCCGACGCCCACATGCCCTCGCGCCTACTGGTGGATTATGTACGGGTGTATCAGCGTTCCGGCAAATAA
- a CDS encoding L,D-transpeptidase family protein encodes MKRLFIGILSLLGTYGAHAQQSFLENQKLFPRVGEAFREKEESIKKECAKKGIAWPAKQIYIRSFKLDSEMEIWARNNPGDTFTLVKTYRVCSLSGKMGPKRKEGDRQVPEGFYYINDFNPNSSYHLSLGINYPNYSDRVLSDQKKPGGDIYIHGSCLTVGCIPLTDEFISEVYIMAVQAKNAGQDFIPVHVFPVRFGNSRSMDYLGSQSLTDNESQKFWLNLKNAYDYFEKTRKMPVVMVNSQGKYVYTAPTPEPAVAQIGGGRPAQHTN; translated from the coding sequence ATGAAGCGGTTATTCATCGGTATTTTATCCCTCCTCGGCACCTATGGTGCGCATGCGCAGCAATCCTTCCTCGAGAACCAGAAACTGTTCCCGAGGGTAGGTGAAGCGTTCAGGGAGAAGGAAGAAAGCATTAAAAAAGAGTGCGCCAAAAAAGGCATCGCCTGGCCGGCCAAACAGATTTACATCCGCAGCTTCAAGCTGGACAGTGAAATGGAGATCTGGGCACGGAACAACCCCGGCGACACGTTCACCCTCGTAAAAACCTACCGTGTCTGTTCGCTTTCGGGCAAAATGGGGCCGAAACGGAAGGAGGGCGACCGCCAGGTGCCGGAAGGGTTCTACTATATCAACGATTTCAATCCCAACAGCAGTTATCACCTTAGCCTGGGTATCAATTACCCGAACTATTCCGACCGCGTGCTCAGCGATCAGAAGAAACCGGGCGGGGACATTTATATCCATGGTTCCTGCCTCACGGTTGGTTGCATTCCGCTGACGGACGAATTTATATCCGAAGTATACATCATGGCGGTGCAGGCCAAGAACGCCGGACAGGATTTCATTCCTGTGCATGTTTTCCCTGTACGGTTCGGCAACAGCCGGAGCATGGATTACCTGGGCAGCCAGTCGCTCACCGACAACGAGTCCCAGAAATTCTGGCTAAACCTGAAGAATGCATACGATTACTTCGAGAAAACGCGCAAAATGCCGGTGGTGATGGTGAACAGCCAGGGCAAGTACGTGTATACGGCGCCCACGCCGGAACCCGCTGTGGCGCAGATCGGCGGTGGCCGTCCGGCGCAGCACACGAATTGA
- a CDS encoding gluconate 2-dehydrogenase subunit 3 family protein, translated as MNRRDAIRNVAILMGTALSASTLAALEGCKSRPATYTLQTPETKELLAEIAETIIPATSTPGAKAAGVQDFIVTMINDCYDEKAQKVFEGGLNKINEESKKKFDGKVFMDLTPEQRTELLTAIDQERVDYNKRENKKKDDPVHYFQYMKELTLLGYFTSKPGATEALRYIAVPGRYEGCVPYKKGDRAWA; from the coding sequence ATGAACAGAAGAGATGCCATCAGGAATGTGGCGATACTCATGGGTACCGCGCTTTCCGCTTCCACGTTAGCGGCACTGGAGGGTTGCAAATCCAGGCCAGCGACATATACCTTGCAAACACCCGAAACGAAGGAACTACTCGCAGAGATCGCAGAAACCATCATTCCTGCCACCAGTACGCCTGGCGCGAAAGCCGCGGGCGTGCAGGACTTCATCGTTACCATGATCAACGACTGCTACGACGAAAAAGCACAGAAAGTGTTTGAAGGCGGGCTGAACAAGATCAATGAAGAAAGTAAAAAGAAATTCGACGGTAAAGTGTTCATGGACCTCACGCCAGAACAGCGCACCGAACTGCTCACCGCCATCGACCAGGAGCGTGTGGATTACAACAAACGCGAAAACAAGAAGAAGGACGATCCCGTTCACTACTTCCAGTACATGAAAGAGCTGACGCTGCTCGGCTATTTCACGTCCAAGCCCGGCGCCACCGAAGCCCTGCGATACATCGCCGTGCCCGGCCGCTACGAAGGCTGCGTGCCCTACAAAAAAGGCGACCGCGCATGGGCGTAA
- a CDS encoding GMC family oxidoreductase translates to MNLNIKAQDQHTFDAIVIGSGVSGGWAAKELTEKGLKVLMLERGHNLEHGKYETATKDPWEFPHRGRITQDQRQSHEKLSRDYPYSEHNEKYWINDSKAPYQEDKRFDWYRPDIVGGKSIMWGRQSYRWSDLDFGANAKDGIAVDWPIRYKDIQPWYEYVEKFVGISGTTENLPQLPDSIFMPPMEMNCVEKDVKGKIEAAFGGRKFIMGRVANITQDLPGRTKCQFRNLCSRGCPFGGYFSTQSSTLPAAVATGNLTLRPDSIVNSLIYDDKAGKATGVRVIDKNSKEMIEFYAKIIFVNGSTLGSTFVLMNSISDRFPNGFGNDSGALGKYLMDHHFRTGASGVMEGYDDKYFYGRRANGIYIPRYRNIGNDKRDYLRGFGYQGGASRSGWSRGIAEMGVGKDFKEMLTEPGKWSMGIGGFGECLPYEDNFVTLDKSVTDAWGQPTLRFNAEFKENEMKMRKDMMNDAAEMLEAAGVKNVKTYDNGSWPGMAIHEMGTARMGRDPKTSVLNEFNQVHAAKNVFVTDGACMTSASCVNPSLTYMALTARAADHAVKELKKGNI, encoded by the coding sequence ATGAACCTGAACATAAAAGCGCAGGACCAGCATACGTTTGACGCCATCGTGATCGGCTCCGGCGTGAGCGGCGGATGGGCTGCCAAAGAACTGACCGAAAAAGGACTCAAAGTACTCATGCTCGAACGCGGCCACAACCTCGAGCACGGCAAATACGAAACCGCCACCAAAGATCCCTGGGAATTCCCGCACCGCGGCAGGATCACGCAAGACCAGCGCCAGTCGCACGAGAAACTCAGCCGCGATTATCCTTACTCCGAACACAACGAAAAATACTGGATCAACGATAGTAAAGCACCCTACCAGGAAGATAAACGCTTCGACTGGTACCGCCCCGATATCGTAGGCGGCAAATCTATCATGTGGGGCCGCCAAAGCTACCGCTGGAGCGATCTCGACTTCGGCGCCAATGCCAAAGACGGCATCGCGGTAGACTGGCCGATCCGTTATAAAGACATTCAGCCCTGGTACGAATACGTTGAGAAATTCGTAGGTATCAGCGGTACCACCGAAAACCTGCCCCAGCTGCCCGACAGCATCTTCATGCCGCCCATGGAAATGAACTGCGTGGAAAAAGACGTGAAAGGCAAGATCGAAGCGGCTTTCGGCGGAAGGAAATTCATCATGGGCCGTGTGGCCAACATCACGCAAGACCTGCCCGGCCGTACCAAATGCCAGTTCAGGAACCTGTGCAGCCGCGGCTGTCCGTTCGGCGGATATTTCAGCACCCAATCGTCGACACTCCCGGCGGCCGTAGCAACCGGCAACCTCACGCTGCGCCCCGATTCCATCGTGAACAGCCTCATCTACGACGACAAGGCAGGCAAAGCCACCGGCGTTCGCGTTATTGATAAGAATTCGAAAGAAATGATCGAGTTCTATGCGAAGATCATCTTCGTGAACGGTTCCACCCTCGGCTCCACGTTCGTACTGATGAACTCCATCAGCGACCGTTTCCCCAACGGGTTCGGGAACGACAGCGGCGCATTGGGCAAATACCTCATGGACCACCACTTCCGCACCGGCGCATCCGGCGTGATGGAAGGGTACGACGATAAATATTTCTACGGACGCCGTGCCAACGGCATCTACATCCCCCGCTATCGCAACATCGGAAACGACAAGCGCGATTACCTGCGTGGTTTCGGCTACCAGGGCGGCGCTTCGCGCAGCGGATGGAGCCGCGGTATCGCGGAAATGGGTGTGGGCAAGGATTTCAAGGAAATGCTCACCGAGCCCGGCAAATGGAGCATGGGCATCGGCGGCTTCGGCGAATGTCTCCCGTACGAAGATAACTTCGTGACCCTCGATAAATCCGTGACCGACGCATGGGGCCAGCCTACGCTGCGCTTCAACGCAGAATTCAAGGAAAACGAGATGAAGATGCGCAAGGATATGATGAACGATGCGGCCGAAATGTTGGAAGCTGCCGGCGTGAAGAACGTGAAAACGTACGACAACGGCTCCTGGCCCGGTATGGCGATCCACGAAATGGGTACCGCCCGCATGGGACGCGATCCCAAAACCTCTGTCCTCAACGAATTCAACCAGGTGCATGCCGCCAAAAACGTATTCGTGACAGACGGCGCCTGTATGACATCCGCTTCCTGCGTGAATCCTTCCCTCACTTATATGGCCCTGACCGCCCGCGCGGCCGACCATGCCGTGAAGGAACTGAAGAAAGGAAATATCTGA